The proteins below are encoded in one region of Engraulis encrasicolus isolate BLACKSEA-1 chromosome 1, IST_EnEncr_1.0, whole genome shotgun sequence:
- the LOC134453378 gene encoding uncharacterized protein LOC134453378 yields the protein MANSTCACSDLANANERLAKANMTIETLRSDIRRLRCEIVIKSHNTTLKHQTSNTSANLTTLSFFPSHSKHQPKSPPNPPCSTPARRSWTEVPKPLPQRVRPSSRRTLATPRQITREQPAHSEPRRPSTVLIGSSMVRHVTLRNAQTWCLPGALVADVQSNVPDALSQYPTATTLIVHAGSNDIRLQQSKKLESDFLSLINTLRSTGKKYAISGPIPSVCFSAFQFSRIRQLHVWLMRHCRQEAIPYVDNFSAFWNRRNLFARDGRHLNRSGARLLATNLELTLEAHRSLD from the exons atggccaactctacctgcgcctgcagtgatctagctaatgctaatgaaagactagccaaagccaacatgacgattgaaacacttagaagtgacattcgccggctacgTTGCGAgatagtcataaaatcccataacaccacgttgaaacaccaaaccagtaatactagcgccaacctaactacactatcttttttccccagccacagcaaacaccagccgaagtcccccccgaatccaccgtgctccactcccgcgcgtcgtagctggacggag gtgcccaagcctctaccacaaagagtgcgacccagtagccgccggaccctcgctacccccaggcaaatcacccgagagcagcctgcccattcagaaccccggcgaccatcaacagtcctcataggatcttcgatggttcgccacgtaaccctacgaaacgcccagacgtggtgcctacctggagctctcgtagccgatgtccagtcgaatgtgccggacgcgctgtcacagtatcctactgccacaactctcatcgtccacgcaggctccaatgacatccggctgcagcagtctaaaaaacttgagtccgatttcctctcccttattaatacccttcgcagcactggaaaaaaatacgctatctcaggccccatcccctctgtttgtttctctgccttccagttctcccgaatccgccaactgcacgtctggctgatgagacactgccgccaagaagccattccctacgttgacaacttctccgctttctggaaccgccgaaacctcttcgcacgagatggaaggcacttaaacagatctggcgctcgtctcctcgcgaccaacctagagctgaccctcgaagcccatcggtccttggattga